The following are from one region of the Maribacter aquivivus genome:
- the idi gene encoding isopentenyl-diphosphate Delta-isomerase, protein MKEEQVILVNENNEQIGTMAKMEAHEKAILHRAFSVFITNDKGEIMLQQRAASKYHSPLLWTNTCCSHQRVGETNIEAGKRRLQEEMGFVAELKELFSFIYKAPFDNGLTEHELDHVMIGSFSAEPNINPDEVEAWKWMSPEAIKEDISSNPQEYTAWFKIIFDKFYEHLFKMPAK, encoded by the coding sequence ATGAAGGAAGAACAGGTAATTCTCGTAAACGAAAATAACGAGCAAATAGGCACTATGGCTAAAATGGAAGCCCATGAAAAGGCAATTTTGCATAGAGCATTTTCAGTATTTATTACAAATGACAAGGGTGAAATTATGCTGCAACAACGAGCGGCATCTAAATATCATTCTCCGTTATTATGGACAAATACATGTTGTAGTCATCAACGTGTAGGTGAAACTAATATTGAAGCAGGTAAACGTAGACTTCAAGAAGAAATGGGGTTTGTGGCAGAGTTAAAAGAATTATTTTCCTTCATATATAAAGCTCCTTTTGATAATGGTTTAACCGAGCATGAACTAGATCATGTAATGATCGGTAGTTTTAGTGCAGAACCAAACATTAATCCTGATGAAGTAGAGGCATGGAAATGGATGTCGCCTGAAGCTATAAAAGAAGACATCTCTAGTAATCCTCAGGAATACACGGCATGGTTTAAAATTATCTTTGATAAATTTTACGAACACTTATTTAAAATGCCAGCGAAATAA
- a CDS encoding 6-pyruvoyl trahydropterin synthase family protein, protein MKVKVSRKAHFNAAHRLYRKDWDDSKNTEIFGKCNNPNFHGHNYELVVSVTGEIDSETGFVMDMKVLKNLIKVEIEDYLDHKNLNIEVPEFKTLNPTAENISVIIWQKLRPHIQKSHDLEVVLYETPRNFVTFSG, encoded by the coding sequence ATGAAAGTAAAAGTAAGTAGAAAGGCACATTTTAACGCAGCCCATCGTTTATATAGAAAAGATTGGGATGACAGCAAAAACACTGAAATTTTCGGAAAATGTAACAACCCAAATTTCCATGGACACAACTATGAATTGGTAGTAAGTGTTACCGGAGAAATTGATTCTGAAACTGGTTTTGTTATGGATATGAAGGTGTTAAAAAATCTGATCAAAGTAGAGATTGAAGACTATTTAGATCACAAAAATTTAAATATTGAAGTACCCGAGTTTAAAACTTTAAACCCGACAGCAGAAAATATTTCAGTAATTATTTGGCAGAAGTTAAGACCTCATATTCAAAAATCTCACGATTTAGAAGTGGTGCTTTATGAAACGCCTAGAAATTTTGTAACCTTCTCTGGATAA